The genomic interval TCGTATGAAAAATTAGCTTGGTAGGGATCAATTTTTTTCCATAATACGCTATCGCTATTTTTAATTCTTTATAAACGTTTTTAAATCAATAAAAAAACCCGAAGCAACTAATCATGCTTCGGATTAAATTTCTTTCTTTATTCTAATTTGGAGATCACATTTTTCAACATTTCTGAGGTAACTGGGCCTAAGATTTTTTTTCTCACGATCCCTTTCCCGTCAATGATATACGTTGTTGGAATCCCAAGAACTTGATATTGCTTGGAAACTTCGCCTTTTACATCAAGAGCAATGTGAAATGGCAGATGAAGTCCCTTTACAAATTGACTGACAGCTTGAATATTATTTTCAGCTGATGTTACATTTACACCTAACAGCTCAACGTTAGCTGATTTTGTTTCTCCTGAAAATTTTATTAATTCATCCATTTCTTCCTGACAATATGCACACCATGTCGTCCAAAAATTTATGACGACGACTTTCCCATTAAAATCAGATAGCTTAATTACTTTTTCATCAACTGTTTTTAACGTAAAATCAGCAGCTTTTTCACCTTCTATCATATCTCCACTAGCCTCTGTCTGATTTATGCCGCTAAAAAAATAGACGCATATAAAACTTAACAACATAAGCATAAAATATCGTTTTTTCATTTTCCATTCTCCTTTGGAACATTCTACGTTTTATTAGTTTTCTCCCCTTTATAAAAACCATACAATTAAAATAGACGGAAAGCATATCCTGCCCTCCGCCTCAATTTATGAAATCATTAATAGGTAAACTTTTCTCTCATAAAATACACACTAACTCCCAACTTTTTGCAAATTGTAACATAATGCATAAGCATCAAAAGGACAGCCCCCGTATTCATTCCTAAAATAACTCCTACCATTTGAAGTGATTCCATTGACCCTAATATATACATCATCGCAAATGATATCACATGTGACCAAATGGTATGAAATAGAGCTTCCTTAACAAGCCCTAATCCAATCAAATATGCCTGCATCGGGATGATGAAAAAGTGAAAAAGAAAATAGGGCCACAGTAATTTTAAGTAGAAAGCTGCTGTTGATGAGTGGAAAAACAAATGTGTCAGAGGATCAGCATAAATGTAAATAATGATAACCGCTATAGAACCGTATATTATGGTAATCAGCATTGACTGTTTGAGTAGACGTATTAACGCATATTGATCTCGATTCGCATAACCTTCAGATACATTTGGGATAAGCATTGTCATTAAGGAATGACCTATAAATGCAGGGAAAAATCCGATTGACATAGCAACACCTGCAAGCATTCCATAATGTTCATTTGCCATCATGCTCGAAAAACCAGCACTTATTAATGCACCTTTCACTAAAAAGGGCTGGATTGCATGTGTTAATGAGTGAAATAGCCTTAACCCAGTAGTTGGAAGTGATACCGCAAATAATGCTTTTCTTACCTTTTTACCATTAATAAATTGCTTTGGTTCTTTTCGCAGCATTTGATATTGAATAAAATAGGCTGCAACGAGATAGGTGCATACAAGAAGTTCACTTGCTATTAATGAGGCAATAGCAATTAATAAGGCCATTTGTAAATCAAATTGGAAGGTCTGAT from Metabacillus sediminilitoris carries:
- a CDS encoding TlpA disulfide reductase family protein, producing MKKRYFMLMLLSFICVYFFSGINQTEASGDMIEGEKAADFTLKTVDEKVIKLSDFNGKVVVINFWTTWCAYCQEEMDELIKFSGETKSANVELLGVNVTSAENNIQAVSQFVKGLHLPFHIALDVKGEVSKQYQVLGIPTTYIIDGKGIVRKKILGPVTSEMLKNVISKLE
- a CDS encoding polysaccharide biosynthesis protein — translated: MNSFVKGTLLLVIAAFFGECLEFFVNMILARELGEAGMGLYMTILPMIFFVVIIASLELPISISKFIAEKQRETHYYMLKSTIILTALFTIVFAAAASILLPYIPVFNGYHPYVKWLVVLLIPVVSFSSIARGYFMGVQHMGKIAISNFLKKVVQLFILLWVYQTFQFDLQMALLIAIASLIASELLVCTYLVAAYFIQYQMLRKEPKQFINGKKVRKALFAVSLPTTGLRLFHSLTHAIQPFLVKGALISAGFSSMMANEHYGMLAGVAMSIGFFPAFIGHSLMTMLIPNVSEGYANRDQYALIRLLKQSMLITIIYGSIAVIIIYIYADPLTHLFFHSSTAAFYLKLLWPYFLFHFFIIPMQAYLIGLGLVKEALFHTIWSHVISFAMMYILGSMESLQMVGVILGMNTGAVLLMLMHYVTICKKLGVSVYFMREKFTY